DNA sequence from the Gadus morhua chromosome 21, gadMor3.0, whole genome shotgun sequence genome:
tgatagaactgattgttgtgcgtAAGATGAGCGTGTGCGACTGCGCGTGCATGTCCTTTCCGGCTTCGacatactgcatggttatgaaggctTTGTGGTTGGGTGTGGTcttaggggccactcacactagggccgtttgcctgttccgtgctgcaggaagattcagcacgattccccccctccccacaccccctGCTGGcacgtggtcacactgctcccaaaggctgtggcctgggcacgattgctccttcatacatacgtcatcacgtcgtaatacgataaatacgtcatcaccaagtgtcgtcgccgccataacaacaacggagaacaacaacgtgaatgctgtcgtcggcccaaatttcaagtaaacactggacttcactatcgcaccaacgtaaacacactcgtgaaccgcttgccgccattgtttaaaatgattgttgtggggaagaagggcatggacctataaagaaagaagggtagcgcaaggactacgtcatccagctcacgttgcgtatccgcccgtgtgcgtgtgtcatctcattagcatctgtactttggccacggcacacctctcccaagtgcaccgtggccaaggggctgttccgtgctggaatacggatggcgtggtcacactagccaaacgttctagactttagtatgcaaatgagctcgggcacggggccgcggccctagtgtgagtggccccgaTGAAGCAGCCTAGCCTAGGAGATGGAGAAGTTGGACTGATGAGTATGGCATCGTGTCTGAGATCGTGGCGGGAACTCCTCAGCACAAAATTATGAGACACCTTCCAGaccgcttttactttgaaaagacATATTAAAGatctcctattatactacttttctggtcttgaTTTCTAATTAATGACTCCTGTAGAGCAACCTggcacgaatcacagcacaaaaaactgtcgattttcgggaaactcttcctctcatctgggcgctttcaggaTTCTCTGTCTACACTCGGCTTCGTCCTGTCAACCCCACtacgttgtgattggttaccttccggaaaagcatgttgcagcattaccatacatggaaaatccggattgctctacgtagataaatcccggaaatttgaacaagtgaatggCGCCCGGTgtccctagtgtttagcgctctgcacagcaaCCCCAGATGGTCAGCAGGGAACAAGCAttcatgtacgtcattatttgacactttagtatggttaaacatgactataaatcattataacaacgtttataggtcatacaagttgaaaaagcataataggtgctctttaaAGTACAACCAATTATGATCGGTTGACGTTGTGAATGAAACATGTCATAAAATTGTCAGACCATCAGCCACCAGAGAATGATGAATAATATAGCATCTTTAATTATGCAAAACAGAACAAGGTGAATTGCATGACATTAATTGCAATTGTAATTATTATAAAGATCTACAATacattcctctctccctctgtcattgGTCAAATGACCAAATGGAGCGCACCTGTGATGACAACAGATcaccaaaaataacaaataaagttaATTTGACTGATCCTTCTGAGAGCAAATTGACACCTAAGCAAGGGATGACCTTGTTTTGTTAGAATTATGCTCATgttataataattaaaaaaaaatatatatatggaaatgggtgaaagagagcgagcgaactggggggagagagagagagggagaaggagagatataGTATGCCTATGTCTAATTTCACATGAattgtaactttttttttatccattgcGGTTGAATTGTTTCCTCATGTCCCCCCTCCTTCACGTCACCAGGAGGCAGTATAGGGTGAATTAATTAAGGCACAGCAACCTCTAATGCTGTCAACTATGAGTTGGCTATCAGTAGAAAAATGCTGAAAAAAGGCTggttacatttgtgtgtgtgtgcataagtatgtatgcatgaatgcatgttttaattatttttttgcatgtatgtatgtatgtatgtatgtatgtatgtatgtatgtatgtatgtatgtatgtatgtatgtatgcatgtatgtatgtatgtatgtatgtatgtatgtagtatgtatgcatgtatgtatgtatgtatgtatgtatgtatgtatgtatgtatgtatgtatgtatgtatgtatgtatgtatgtatgtacagtatatatgtatgtatgtatgtatgtatgtatgtatgtatgtatgtatgtatgtatgtatgtatgtatgtatgtatgtatgtatgtatgtatgtatgtatgtatgtatgtatgtactgtatgtatgtatgtacgtaaggtttgaatgtatgtatgtacgtacgtatgCATGAAGGGAAAATCCACACCTCCAGCGTGCAATTTAAAACGGGACATCATCAACACATCTGTTGAGGTCCCCTGTGTGTTTTACTTTCTGTACACAGCCTGCACGAGGCTGACAGTAAGTGCGACAGGCAGACTGCAACGCCTCCGCGCTCCTTCGCTGGGAGTAGCTCATCACTGTAAGCAGACTTGCAaggtctctctgcctgcctggtCTCCCCTGGGTTCCCATCATTGACGTTGCGTCAGGCCAAGCCAGTGTCGATTTGTATTCGCGCCGTGCGAGTGGCTCCCGCCACGCTCACTCCTCGCGACTGCTCTGCTAACGCAGCGACATCCTTTTCCGGGGAAATATTACCGGCATATGAGTCCATCCTCACTTCATATCTAACTTTTTACGTTTTTTAGGAATGGAATGGCGGTATTAATATGAGGTCTGCTTCCAAACCACTTAGGGAATACGATTGATTCTTTACTGAGAGAGAATTATTCTTCCAAGAATGAAAAATTGTTGTCATactttgtgtatatatttttaacagaTGTCTTCCCTACTTCCGTTTCCATTGTTGACTattaattttaattttaattttattgtTGCACTACAAAGCAGCACTGAAATCAACCAACAAACCAACAACCCCACACAACAACAGCATTAGCAAGTAGCAACGATTAAAAGCCGGCTTCCACCTGGGGCATCCTATTGACCTGGGGCAACGCTTTTATTATTGAACTACTTCTGCTGATCTGGCCACCAGGGACAGACGGCGACTTTCAGGATGGAAATGAATAAAAGGTTTGCTTTCCCTGAATTCCATAGGAATACAATTTGATTAAATATATGGTACGACGTTGGGAGAACTGTTGTGTTAATGATGAAAACGATTGAACCGTTTAGTGAGAGACTATAGGAGAGCTGAATAAATTaagacagtagcctacaaggcCAAGGAATATCCAGATTCCCATGAATTAGGTTAGGGGCCATATTCGCTCCAAACCCCCAACTGAGACCTAGATACAAAATTGTATGGTTTACGTCAGTGTTTTGTTCTAGCTTGCGTTTATATTATGCACATGTTTATTCGATCCACCTTGAAGAATTCGATCCACCCCTCgttttgtactttttttatttcacgGTTGTTGTCATGTATCCGTCATTGTTGGGGATCCTTTATgcataaagaaaaaaacaaatatagacCAATTATGTAATAAAGACAGATTTGGGTTCAATTGAGTTGATGaattcatccccccccccccccccccccgcccacaagAGAATCACTGATTGACTGGTGACTCATCTAATGGAAGACAAGCAACAAGGGAATTACACCACAACATACTCATTTCAATACAATGATTGACTTCTGGGAATGCACTCACAATCCATTGAAAGATTTTCCATCTCCAGCATCTCATGTTAACTTTCTTTCATAAGACTAACACATGATGACATGGCTTGCTTGCCTGGACCGACCCCTTTGTGATTGTGCATTGGTACGGCTGTCCTATATTATATCCATTGTGCTCATATATGTCTGCATCTTCCAAGGCCCGGGAGCGGAGCGCTATCTTCCGGTTGAACCGCTGCGCTAAAAGGTCCTTTCGTACGCGTCGGCGGCCGTTAGCTATTCTCAGTGAGCGAGCGCGGTGATGGGTGGAAGAGTGTTCTACTTTTAACATCCATTTTGTTCTGCGCTCCTTTTCCCCTTGAGGATGCGTCCCAATTATTGGACTCACTCATTGTGGGGGGATGCGGTGTTGTTCATCACGAACAGAGTCATGGCCCTGGCCTGCTTCCTCGCTGAGCTTCACTGTATTGGAAACCATGAGGAGGATGACTGCAGACTAAAAAATGGGTCTTTAAAGGGGAATGTGTCGCAACAACCGGTAACTGACGTCGGTTTATTTTTTGGAGCACAATTGACGTTAACGTCTTTGTTTCACCCAGGGAAGGGCAATACTAAGGCCTAACTCTTATACTGTGTGGTGGTGAATCTTCCTATAGAGGATAGCGAATGTAATGCAATACTTATATGTGGAGCCCTAATCTGCCACGAAGTTGCATTTATTGCAGATTCTGAACAGTGTGCAGGATTGTCTTTATGGAGCATtgctggaagggggggggggggagtgggaaaTCAATGCCGCCTCAGAGAAGCCACAGGGCCGCTCGGTCCTAAAGTGTCGATACTGAGCCAGAACTCATGGCactttaaatgtaaatgcaccCCCTGGAAGCAACAGCACTTGGTCTGGGAGCTTAAGTAGCAGGGCTTCAGCCGCAGACACCGCCAAGGAGGCCTCCGTGCAAAACCACCGTCTCTGAAGATCACCTAGAGGCGTCATATCCAGACGgatctctctagctctctgagCAACTGAGCCTTGGTCCCCTTccagtcaaataaataaatacaaaatatcgcTTAGGCAAATTAAAATATCCTTTCGGGGGAGGTTTGTTTGACTTGAGTTGCTTGGAGGATTGCCACAAAGTGAACTCTGCTGGGTTTTGAACGGCGTCACTACTTGGTTGTCGATCGCATGTTTGTGGAGGGTTCCTGCTTGAAACATCATTTGTTTGGTTGCACGGCGCGACCTTGAGTGAAACCTGTTGACGCTAGCCCAAGTAGGTGGGTTGTTTAAGTGGAACAAGGCGTCTCCGGGAGTCTGCTTTGATCTCTGCAAATTGATGCGATATAAATACTTATCTAATTAATTATGCATGCAATGGGGGCTTGCTAAGTCCACAGATTCAATGATGCCCAAGTGATTACTTTTTTGCACTTTATGATAAACAGTAATTATGCATTGTTCTAGTTTGTAAAATCTGTAAAGAAAAGGAAGATGGAAGATGAACAATAAAGCCTTTTATGATGTTACTCGATCATCTTGCCTGCTAATTACGTGATAAAGTAAAACGTTCCGCAAAGCGCCTCGTGACACCATACATTATTGATAACGACACCCCAATGCAacattctttttcttttatttccaaCAGTCCAGTAAAACAGGCAATATGAAGAATAGTccataaagatttatttttaaaaggctttcttttctttaaaGAGGATGCAAAAGAGAGATagcaatatataataacaataataacaataatcgtaATAAGGTCACTGTAATCGAAGGTAACTCTTGCAGAGTTCATGGTCCCTAATGTCACCCCAGCCCCCGTTCTTGACGTGCGGGGCCACACCGCCGGCCCCGTTGGCGGGCAGTCTCTTAGTGATCAGCAGGTTCTTGGGGAACAGCTGGTTGGAGCTACTCTGCAGAATGTTCTCTATCTTGGTCTTCTGGTTGGCGGGCATGCAGGCGGCCTTCTTGTGGTGCATGCCGCAGTCGCCGGCGTGGAAGACGCGCGGCGCCTCGGCCACCATCACCTTCCAGTAGGTGGCCAGGCACGACACCGTCAGGTGCTGCAGGGACCAGTCCCAGTTGTAGTCGTCGTAGGTGCAGAAGTCGTCTGTGCAGCGCACCAGCTTCTGGTAGGCGTCGCGGTTCAGCGCCATGCCCATGTTGTGCTCAGTCGACTTCCacgccttcacctccaccttgttcGCCTTGCTGGAGAAGCCGATGTGGCTGTAACTGCCCAGCGAGAGGACGTCGCATTCCGAGTactgctcctccttcagcgcGCTCATCAGCCTCAGGAGATGCAGGAAGTCCGGCGCCAGGTAGTGGTCCTCCTCGATGAGCAGGACCATGCCGGTGTGGTCCTTGAGGGAGCGCACCCGGTCCCACACAAAGTGCAGCTTCCACCACCAGTGATGCTTGGTCTGGGAGAACTTGGCCTCGCGGTAGTGGCCGAACGAGTCGGGGTACTCGGCGTTGATGCAGCCCAGCGTCAAGGCGTCCTTCTTCGAAATGTCTCTCGGGCAGTCCCGGGGGTCCTTGCCCGGGAACTCCTGCGGATACAGCTGGATGCTGAAGGGGAAGAAGATCTGCAGGACCTGGCAGAAGTCCACCGAGGCCACCACCTGGTTGATCTCCGGGGACCAGACGTCGTGGCTGAATATCAGCAGTatgccctccaccccctccgccTTCCGCAAACTCTCAATCAGGAGCTTAAGGTAGTCCGGCCGGTTGTGGACCTGAACCACCACGACCACGTTGCCCTTTTTGCGGGCCGCCTTAAACTTCTCCTCGTTCCTTATCGTCTGGTCAAAGTTGAGCTGGAAGACGATGCCCCGGTACACCATGGTGGTGTTGTCCGTGTCCGGCCTCGAGGCTTTCCCTTTGTCCTTGTCTTTCTCCACATGGCTCTCATTGGCTTGAACGACGACGGGAGCTAGCGCGGGCGGGCGGCTCACGGTGGGGGTAGCCTGTGCCtgggggttgttgttgttgctgttgctaatgctaacgctattactactgctactgctgctgctgctgctgctgctgctgctactcttCCGTACAGCCTCTACTTCCTTGGGGATCGCTGGACCACCGTCGTCGTCatcgttgctgctgctgctgctgctgtcgtgGGTCTTCTTCTGCCTCCCACTGCTCCAGAAAGCAAGGCCACAGACGACCACCACCACAGTCAGAATCACCACCTTCCTCTTGTAGATCCTGAATCTCATGGTAGGCGGTGGGACACGTGCCAGCGTAGAGTCAGGGCGAGGGACTTTGCTTTAAGGACAAAGTGAGTCGCAGTGCGTGTCGACGGACAAATGGTGCACTTTGGAAAGGGACCAGGAGCGATGGTATAGAGCAGCTCCTTAGGTGCTTAGTGGTGGCAAGGAGAACGGTGGGAATGTAAACATGGACTTATCTGGAACGGCGGTGGTTCCAGCTGAATATTCCATAAGGCATGTTGGTTTCTCGGTGGCGGCAGGTTAGCTGAGTGCATGGACCCACTGAAATGGAAACAAAGGAAAATGCATTTAGCTATGCCACAGTGGAGCAACGAATAGCCAGGTAGTGGCCTCAAGAACTAAAAAATATTGGTTACAGAGGCCGGGTATCCGTGGTAGAATTTCCTAACCTGCATGACAAAGGCTCCTCACTACAGCCAAATATCAAACACAAGTCGTCATCGCCCACATCCTCCAAGTCTATTTATATATGCAAACCTGTCGGCTACCGACTTTTGAATGACAAACATCCTGTGTGTTATTAGAAGTGATGGTACTTACTTAACGTCCATACACGTCGCTCACTATTACAGATGGGCTTTCAAATACGCTTTTCGGTGAATCGATGTCCAAGCTTACCCAAGCAGCTCAAAACAAGCCTTGCTATCAGATACAACATGTATAAAAGCCTGTTCTTGCCCATGTATAAATTTGAGACCAATAATCGAGGCAACTTAAGTGTGAAACAGACGCGTTATACAATACCTCTTTCCTACGTGAGCCATCGAGAGCAGAACTGCGGTATCAGTCCGTGTGTCTCGTTTAGATGTCAACAGTAAACACCCTTGTTTACTTCAAAACAGGACACGTATTTGGCAGAAAGCGTAAAACCAGATGACAATCCAGCACAACGAGAGCGTTGTTCACACACTACTACGCTATAGGACACCGAGCTACCACCGAGTAGCCCCCCGGACAAGTGCCCCCCCGTCGAGGGCTCATGCAATAATGATAACCATTGGTATTTACCTAAACCTGACGTGTGATTGCAGATCGTGAAGCAAGAATCAGGTTAACGTGAGATTAGCATTTTCCTTCTTCCCTCTCACCCGTCTCGGATGTCTGGGCAGACTGTAGGCTGAGCGCATAACAAACATGGAACGACTGCCTGCTTCCGGCCCACAATGCATCTCTTCACCACGACGACCCAGTGCATCATAATAAGACATGtaatatttaacattatcataATAAGACAGTACATGTAATACTTAACATTATCATAATAAGACAGAACATGAAATACCTAATATTATCATAATGAGACAGTACATGTAATACTTTATATCATACATTTGTTTAGTAGTAATAGTGATAAATATTAGTCAGTAAAAAAGCTGCCTTTTGTATTTGAACGAAAGGTTTGAAGATATGGTGAATGAATGGCAGTAGCCTATACAGATGTACAGGAAAACAAATACAGCTTATACTATGTATACGTATATGAAATCATATAAGTTATACTAGGGCCGATGCATGGGTAAAGAAAGGGCATAGCCTACTATAATTGaatgatttaattgaaagcatGGCTTTGGATTGTATGTACCCAATactgagtttgtttgttgttgttgtaacaGGGCATATATTGTACAAAACAGTAACATAAGACGCTTCAATCaataaatagaaaaacatttattcatatAATTTATTGAATTAAATTAGTTTTAGTTACCCAAACATGAGTAAACGTCAATTAATGTGTCGTTTACTACtacaaaaagagaagaaaaagtaAGAACAAATGAGTGACATCGAAGTGTAACATCAAACGCACAAGAGATAGATATGCTGCATATACTGACTGGTATACTGCTATCCATGGACCCCTGCCTGCGCATAGGCAAGGGTGCCCTCTAGAGTAGGCGGAGCGGCACTAAAGTGCATAGCTCGGTCCTCCACTAGGGGCGGTGCTTGCGTCGAGCGTCAGCGGAAGAGAGAGGCTCCGGATGCTTTAATGTGCGCAGGCGCGCCCTTTTCCTTCCTTTCCGACACTCGAGCGAGAGAGACAAGATGGGCCATCAGCAGCTCTATTGGAGTCATCCTAGAAAATTCGGCCAAGGATCGCGATCCTGGTTAGTTTTGTTTAATTTACAGTTGTTTAGTGGTTCACGGTGCCGTACGAGTCGATTCGTATAGTTTGACCGTGTTGTTTGCCCATAAAAAGCTAATCCCAGTGTGCGCCACATGGAGCTACATAATGGACGCGGCTAACATGGCGCCGCCATGGTGGAGATGCGCCAAGCCCGTGGCTAGCCAGCATCTTAAATTCCCTTGCTAGATTTAGATTTTGTTGACCTCTTTATTCTTAAAAGAATAACGTGAAATATGAAACTTTTGTTTATTTCGGAGTTTACAACTGCACTTTTCCCCACCACCCAAGTTGGTAAACCCGGTATGGATGCGATTTTGTTAGCCGGATGTGGGACGCATTAGCATGGGACAATGTTGACTTTTATGGTGTTTATTGTCAGTCTTCCGTgataataatgtatatatttttttcctttgcaGCCGGGTGTGCTCTAACAGACATGGACTTATCCGAAAATACGGACTAAACATGTGCCGTCAGTGCTTCAGGCAATACGCACACGACATCGGCTTCGTGAAGGTAAGAGTGTTGGTCAATTCTCCTGCCTTGTAATGGGCCGTCGGTGATCTTTTGTTACACATCCTGGTATTAAACTAGTTATATGCCCTGTACTTTAATCCATAAGGGTTTATAGACGTATGTCCATGTAAGTTGATGTATGTATATGGTTATTGGGGTGTTGACTAGTGTTTTCTTTCCCTGAACAGTTGGATTAGATGTGTCGGTGGTGGATATTCctcgccattttcacagaatcaGGAGGACGAGCCGAGAGGAGATGATTCAGTTGTGGAAATAAAATTTTTCGTCCTAACATCCGTCTTTTGGTATTTGTTATGACCTCCGCTTTTGCTATTGCATTTGTGTGCACATCACTCGATTTATTCTAGAGCTCTGGGTCACTTTATAATACAAAGACACCCACAACAATGTAAATCCTTGACAAGCATACCAATGCTTTATATTGATTCCAGTTTATTAACTGGAATGCTACGGTGTTCTATAGAGCTGTCCGGTATATCAAGCTAAACTGGCCAATTTCTTTGCAAACTTGATGCAAACGTCTACTCGTTTTTGGACCGTTCAAGGGAGCATGGAATGGAAGTTTGTTGCTTGGCTTTAATTCATACTGACATTACGTTTTCATTAGCTAAATTGTGTACTGTATTGTGCACCTGAACCTTGGTCATGTAAAAGCACAGCTGGTAATTCTAAGTCTTTAGTGTTTCTAAATAATGACCATCAACTAGTGTAAACTGCCAGTCCCATTAGAACCCTGCATACTTTTAGTCTGGAATGGATAACATTTTAGACTTCAGTCTAACAAGTGGAAGGTATCTTGTAAGATGTATGCATTAAGGGATGGTTGATGGTAGAGTCAAAGGTGTTTTGGCATTCCTAGACTTGCAAGGGTCTAAAACAAACGAGCCTTGTGTTTTTCAAATTCCTTAATTAAATGCTTGTACCCTTAAATAATTTCACTTTAACGACTGGTTTAATCATACAAATCTAAGTACATTTTGTGCAACTTGTACATGCAAGCCTGAGtacaaagttttttttattaaagctCTGATCAAGATACTAATACAAAAAGCTGATTTACAGATGTGTCGGGACAACCATTAGGAtgaaaagcaaaacaaataaaaccttTTAGACCGAATAAACATCGATAGATATCTCCCAAGTACGCCTTTTAACTTTGAGCAAAGTCATCCAGCTCTTCCAAGTCCATCTCATACATCAGGTCATTGAGTCGTTTCTTGAAAACGACACAGCGCCTACGGGACAGTCCACGCATAAAGTCGGCCACCGTCTGTGTGTAACGGTCACATGCGTCCTGGTTGGGCCGCTCCGTGGGGTTTTCGAGGACGTCCAGACGTTTCACACCGTCCGCGATGTCGGTATTGTCAATTACTTTCCTCTTACTGTCCATCTGTGCTTTGAACTCATGGGCGGGCGGCCTCCTGACATCCAAttcatccccctcctcagcaTCACTTTGCATCGCCTCGGATGACTGCTCCATGTCTGTGATGGCAGCAGAACCGTGGAGATGGTTCCCTTCCAGCTTTACCTTCTGTACATTTGGAGAGGATAGAGTGCAAACGTTTCAACCACAACCGTAAACAATGGGAGAATATATAGCCAACATATCCATGGTGAATGTACATTTGTCAATGTCCAGCGCCATATGTATtaatatatgtgtttgtatgattTTAATTGAGCCTATGCAAAGTGTGTCACGGAAAGCGCTTCAAATAAAATGTGATATTGTGACGTAGGCTACGAAGACTCCAGTCATCCTTCATCCAAAACAGTActcagtgtctgtctgtgggtcgtTAGTGGCCAAACTATTACAAAACTTAGTCGAGCTGGGTCCTAAAGCCGGAATCAAAGGGTGACGCGGGACAATTCGGACGCACAGAACCCAACCGTGCAAGTGCAACGACTTACCTC
Encoded proteins:
- the mgat2 gene encoding alpha-1,6-mannosyl-glycoprotein 2-beta-N-acetylglucosaminyltransferase, which codes for MRFRIYKRKVVILTVVVVVCGLAFWSSGRQKKTHDSSSSSSNDDDDGGPAIPKEVEAVRKSSSSSSSSSSSSSSNSVSISNSNNNNPQAQATPTVSRPPALAPVVVQANESHVEKDKDKGKASRPDTDNTTMVYRGIVFQLNFDQTIRNEEKFKAARKKGNVVVVVQVHNRPDYLKLLIESLRKAEGVEGILLIFSHDVWSPEINQVVASVDFCQVLQIFFPFSIQLYPQEFPGKDPRDCPRDISKKDALTLGCINAEYPDSFGHYREAKFSQTKHHWWWKLHFVWDRVRSLKDHTGMVLLIEEDHYLAPDFLHLLRLMSALKEEQYSECDVLSLGSYSHIGFSSKANKVEVKAWKSTEHNMGMALNRDAYQKLVRCTDDFCTYDDYNWDWSLQHLTVSCLATYWKVMVAEAPRVFHAGDCGMHHKKAACMPANQKTKIENILQSSSNQLFPKNLLITKRLPANGAGGVAPHVKNGGWGDIRDHELCKSYLRLQ
- the rps29 gene encoding small ribosomal subunit protein uS14 isoform X1, with the translated sequence MGHQQLYWSHPRKFGQGSRSCRVCSNRHGLIRKYGLNMCRQCFRQYAHDIGFVKVRVLVNSPAL
- the rps29 gene encoding small ribosomal subunit protein uS14 isoform X2, with product MGHQQLYWSHPRKFGQGSRSCRVCSNRHGLIRKYGLNMCRQCFRQYAHDIGFVKLD
- the LOC115534612 gene encoding uncharacterized protein LOC115534612, whose protein sequence is MDDFDERLSAEVRKHRRLYDNACPSRKNSKTTIATWKAIGNAVHEDPTLCMRRWKALRDKFVRLKKRIKNKKVSPGYEGAKVEVNVIHEKLSWLNEHVTHRNITEKREKVKLEGNHLHGSAAITDMEQSSEAMQSDAEEGDELDVRRPPAHEFKAQMDSKRKVIDNTDIADGVKRLDVLENPTERPNQDACDRYTQTVADFMRGLSRRRCVVFKKRLNDLMYEMDLEELDDFAQS